A single Paraburkholderia sp. D15 DNA region contains:
- a CDS encoding LysR substrate-binding domain-containing protein: MNRINLDMDVLRTLVTAQQLGSFNRAAGRLGRSQSAVSQQLRKIEELVGEALFQKQGRGLALTAAGDVMLAYARRILELNDEAVAAVRGFAIDGLVRIGFPADFAETWLPTVLGRFKRAHPAVRIEAVVEGNRRLLEKLDKGELDLVLSLGQEARADAEPVGTVDLVWIGPAEPERSWRSDGNEPLPLVLFDTPCFFRQRALEALDKAGRPWRIAFTSPSLPGLWAAVEAGLGVTLRTATGLPERLQVVGDALALPTVRAPVLQVSMHDGARGLEPAVRRLKDIIAETIAAHLPAAVALAPLS; the protein is encoded by the coding sequence ATGAACCGCATCAATCTCGACATGGACGTGCTGCGCACGCTCGTCACCGCGCAGCAGCTCGGTAGCTTCAATCGCGCGGCCGGTCGGCTGGGGCGCTCGCAGTCGGCGGTCAGCCAGCAGTTGCGCAAGATCGAGGAGCTGGTCGGCGAAGCGCTGTTCCAGAAGCAGGGCCGCGGCCTCGCGCTGACCGCCGCCGGCGACGTGATGCTCGCCTACGCGCGGCGCATTCTGGAACTCAACGACGAAGCGGTCGCGGCGGTGCGCGGTTTCGCGATCGACGGTCTGGTGCGGATCGGCTTTCCCGCCGACTTCGCGGAGACGTGGCTGCCCACCGTGCTCGGCCGCTTCAAGCGCGCGCATCCGGCGGTGCGGATCGAAGCAGTGGTCGAAGGTAACCGGCGGCTGCTGGAAAAGCTCGACAAGGGCGAGCTCGATCTGGTGCTGTCGCTCGGTCAGGAAGCGCGTGCCGATGCCGAGCCGGTCGGCACGGTCGATCTGGTGTGGATTGGACCGGCCGAGCCGGAACGATCGTGGCGCAGCGACGGCAACGAGCCGCTGCCGCTGGTGCTGTTCGATACGCCGTGCTTTTTCCGGCAGCGCGCGCTCGAAGCATTGGATAAAGCGGGACGGCCGTGGCGCATCGCGTTCACGAGTCCCAGCCTGCCGGGTTTGTGGGCCGCGGTCGAAGCGGGCCTCGGCGTGACATTGCGTACCGCGACGGGTTTGCCCGAGCGGCTTCAGGTGGTGGGCGACGCGCTCGCGCTGCCCACGGTGCGCGCACCGGTCCTGCAGGTGTCGATGCACGACGGCGCGCGTGGTCTGGAACCGGCGGTGCGGCGGCTGAAGGACATCATCGCCGAAACGATCGCGGCGCATCTGCCGGCGGCGGTCGCCCTCGCGCCGCTCAGTTGA
- a CDS encoding MFS transporter — translation MTPPTVRLYGATVASSRIGTGFFFLINTWLIVDITGRASSAALSLIMTVLPGLLLSPAIGLTIDRGDAARLAYRADLFRWVMPLAYAAIYASGHASAPLAYAISFLVALGNEVQVLSWRAALVRHAGADQVLRLNATTVVTGQTGQMLGAAASGVVLASIGAAATVAVASVTYLLAALFGWLTARRLTHAAGLPAHLPAHLPAQSARPAGTHAKHYWRDLRAGLSHIAERPEIAFFYGLFVANMSVVFGMNAMLAPFVREELHLGAAAFGKIDAGYALGAIAGGFFVVRLANRFGRRAVLLLGLGMAALCLLALAECRGQVGAFAAYAGLGACFQSSIVALSAAQCATDAAYQGRVSATFNAMNGLAGLIVYAIVAASAGHHLYRQIYVGQASALALLIPLVLLLSRASRIARGLTPAPPPAPAASLSPSSG, via the coding sequence GTGACTCCACCTACCGTTCGGCTGTATGGCGCGACCGTCGCCAGTTCCAGAATCGGCACGGGTTTCTTCTTTCTGATCAACACCTGGTTGATCGTCGACATCACCGGGCGGGCGTCGAGTGCGGCGCTCAGTCTGATCATGACGGTGCTGCCCGGCTTGCTGCTATCGCCCGCGATCGGCTTGACGATCGATCGCGGCGATGCGGCGCGTCTCGCGTATCGCGCCGATCTGTTTCGCTGGGTGATGCCGCTCGCCTACGCCGCGATCTACGCAAGCGGACACGCGAGCGCGCCGCTGGCCTACGCGATCAGCTTTCTCGTCGCGCTCGGCAATGAAGTTCAGGTGCTCTCGTGGCGTGCGGCGCTGGTGCGCCACGCGGGCGCCGACCAGGTGCTGCGGCTCAACGCGACCACCGTCGTCACCGGACAAACCGGGCAGATGCTGGGCGCGGCGGCATCGGGCGTCGTGCTGGCATCGATCGGCGCGGCGGCGACGGTAGCTGTCGCGAGCGTCACGTATCTGCTGGCAGCGCTGTTCGGCTGGCTCACGGCGCGTCGTCTGACGCACGCGGCCGGTCTTCCGGCTCATCTTCCGGCTCATCTTCCTGCACAGTCAGCGCGGCCAGCGGGCACTCACGCGAAGCACTATTGGCGCGATCTGCGCGCGGGACTGTCGCACATTGCCGAGCGGCCCGAGATCGCATTTTTCTACGGCCTCTTCGTTGCCAACATGAGCGTGGTGTTCGGCATGAACGCGATGCTCGCGCCGTTCGTGCGCGAGGAACTGCATCTGGGCGCGGCGGCATTCGGCAAGATCGACGCGGGCTATGCGTTGGGCGCGATTGCCGGCGGCTTCTTCGTCGTGCGGCTCGCGAATCGTTTCGGCCGGCGCGCGGTGCTGTTGCTGGGTCTCGGCATGGCGGCCCTGTGTTTGCTGGCGCTGGCGGAATGTCGTGGACAGGTGGGCGCTTTCGCGGCATACGCCGGCCTCGGCGCCTGTTTTCAATCGAGCATCGTCGCGCTGAGCGCCGCGCAGTGCGCGACCGACGCCGCCTACCAGGGACGCGTCAGCGCCACCTTCAATGCGATGAACGGTCTCGCGGGGCTGATCGTGTACGCGATCGTCGCGGCGAGCGCCGGACATCACCTGTACCGGCAGATTTACGTGGGGCAGGCGAGCGCACTGGCGTTGCTGATTCCGCTCGTGCTGCTCCTGAGCCGTGCGAGCCGGATCGCGCGCGGGTTGACGCCCGCGCCGCCGCCAGCGCCTGCCGCATCGTTATCACCGTCTTCTGGTTGA
- a CDS encoding lipocalin-like domain-containing protein has product MKPSTMLKLLFPFMLSVSAAFFPIDSRAAGAPDDATPEAMLAGTWSLVAADVVKPDGTRARDYGAAPAGMLQIDRQGRYTLQIFKAERPRFASGDKLNGTPAEYAAASLGSSTHFGTLKVDAAAHTLTFHIERASFPNWEGQTQVRQYELKGDELSYRVTARPNGDVPISIWRRVP; this is encoded by the coding sequence ATGAAACCCTCCACGATGTTGAAGCTGCTTTTCCCTTTCATGCTGTCCGTGTCCGCGGCCTTCTTTCCGATCGACTCGCGCGCCGCGGGCGCCCCGGACGATGCCACGCCGGAGGCCATGCTTGCCGGCACGTGGTCGCTGGTCGCGGCGGATGTCGTCAAACCCGACGGCACGCGCGCGCGCGACTACGGCGCCGCGCCGGCCGGCATGCTGCAGATCGATCGACAAGGCCGCTACACGCTGCAGATATTCAAGGCCGAGCGGCCGCGCTTTGCTTCCGGCGACAAGCTGAACGGCACGCCGGCGGAGTACGCGGCGGCATCGTTGGGATCGAGCACGCACTTCGGTACGCTGAAGGTCGATGCGGCCGCGCATACGCTGACGTTCCACATCGAACGCGCGTCGTTCCCGAATTGGGAAGGGCAAACGCAAGTGAGGCAGTACGAGTTGAAGGGCGATGAACTCAGCTATCGCGTGACGGCAAGGCCGAATGGCGATGTGCCGATTTCGATCTGGCGCCGGGTGCCGTGA
- a CDS encoding S53 family peptidase, whose amino-acid sequence MPLALASCAAFAASTSSTLWAPTDTKAFITPSQVQSRTLSATPLLELAAGEPAHIVVTLKLRDEAKLKAFAQAVNQPGNAQYGKFLKRGQFVAQYAPTEAQVQEVVAHLRKNGFVNIRVAPNRLLISADGSAGAVKSAFNTPLVRYELNGKAGYANTAAAQVPQNLGDIVGSVLGLQNVARAHTLLKVGDRTAAKTLAAGTAKAHYPTEFPTIYDATSLPTAANTTVGIITIGGVSQTLQDLQQFTSANNLASVNTQTIQTGSSSGDYSDDQDGQGEWDLDSQSIVGSAGGAVQQLLFYMADQSASGNTGLTQAFNQAVSDDTAKVINVSLGWCEADANADGTLQAEDRIFAAGAAQGQTFSVSSGDEGVYECNNRGYPDGSTYSVSWPASSPNVIAVGGTTLYTGSGGAYSSETVWNEGLDQNGKLWATGGGYSVYESKPSWQSVVSGTPSRRLLPDISFDAAQSTGAMIYNYGQLQQIGGTSLASPIFVGLWARLQSANSNNLGFPAASLYSAISSTPSLVHDVKSGNNGYGGYGYKAAAGWDYPTGWGSVDIAKLGSYIKSKGFAK is encoded by the coding sequence TTGCCTCTCGCTCTCGCCTCATGCGCCGCGTTCGCGGCATCCACGTCGTCGACGCTGTGGGCGCCGACCGACACGAAGGCCTTCATCACGCCGTCGCAGGTGCAATCGCGCACGCTCAGCGCCACGCCGTTGCTTGAACTCGCAGCCGGCGAACCCGCGCATATCGTGGTGACGCTCAAGCTGCGCGACGAAGCGAAGCTGAAGGCGTTCGCCCAGGCCGTGAATCAGCCGGGCAACGCGCAATACGGCAAGTTCCTCAAGCGCGGGCAGTTCGTCGCGCAATATGCACCGACCGAAGCACAGGTGCAGGAAGTCGTCGCGCATCTGCGCAAGAACGGCTTCGTCAACATCCGCGTCGCGCCGAACCGTCTGCTGATCTCCGCCGACGGTAGCGCGGGCGCGGTCAAGTCGGCATTCAATACGCCGCTGGTGCGCTACGAACTGAACGGCAAGGCCGGCTACGCGAATACCGCGGCGGCGCAGGTGCCGCAGAACCTCGGCGATATCGTCGGTTCGGTGCTCGGTCTGCAGAACGTCGCGCGCGCGCACACGCTGCTGAAAGTCGGCGACCGCACGGCCGCGAAGACGCTCGCCGCGGGCACGGCCAAGGCCCACTATCCGACCGAGTTCCCGACCATCTATGACGCGACCAGTCTGCCCACCGCGGCGAACACGACGGTCGGCATCATCACGATCGGCGGCGTGTCGCAAACGCTGCAGGATCTGCAGCAGTTCACCAGCGCGAACAACCTCGCGTCGGTGAACACGCAGACGATCCAGACCGGTTCGTCGAGCGGCGACTACAGCGACGACCAGGACGGCCAGGGCGAATGGGATCTGGACAGCCAGTCGATCGTCGGCTCGGCGGGCGGCGCGGTGCAGCAGTTGCTGTTCTACATGGCGGACCAGAGCGCGTCGGGTAACACCGGCCTTACGCAGGCGTTCAACCAGGCCGTATCGGACGACACCGCCAAGGTGATCAACGTGTCGCTCGGCTGGTGCGAAGCCGACGCCAACGCGGACGGCACGCTGCAGGCCGAAGACCGCATCTTCGCGGCCGGCGCCGCGCAAGGTCAGACGTTCTCGGTCTCGTCGGGCGACGAAGGCGTGTACGAGTGCAACAACCGCGGCTATCCGGACGGCAGCACCTATTCGGTGTCGTGGCCGGCATCGTCGCCGAACGTGATCGCGGTGGGCGGCACGACGCTCTACACCGGGTCGGGCGGCGCGTATTCGAGCGAGACCGTGTGGAACGAAGGCCTCGATCAGAACGGCAAGCTGTGGGCGACCGGCGGTGGCTATAGCGTGTACGAAAGCAAGCCGTCGTGGCAGTCGGTGGTGAGCGGCACGCCGAGCCGGCGTCTGTTGCCGGACATCTCGTTCGACGCGGCGCAAAGCACCGGCGCGATGATCTACAACTACGGCCAGTTGCAGCAGATCGGCGGGACCAGTCTCGCATCGCCGATTTTCGTCGGCTTGTGGGCTCGTCTGCAGAGCGCCAATTCGAACAACCTCGGCTTCCCGGCGGCGAGTCTGTACAGCGCGATCAGCTCAACGCCTTCGCTGGTGCACGACGTGAAGTCGGGCAACAACGGTTACGGCGGCTACGGCTACAAGGCCGCGGCCGGCTGGGACTATCCGACGGGATGGGGCAGCGTGGATATCGCGAAGCTGGGCTCGTACATCAAGAGCAAGGGATTCGCGAAATAA
- a CDS encoding SMP-30/gluconolactonase/LRE family protein, with product MIKRRLHTAFLLAAFAAFALFAQNSRAQYSTDWLANTFGTLATHVGNTARSLWVAPEGVVYTASLWDENEGGVAIYQNGKSAGSIGAHADFQGSAITGNATSIFAALQYNRSFGSGSVGRYNRATQTRDLVIPVSTWTAVQHADVITGLATAGSLLYASDVLGNRVRVYTTDGVWQRDIAVASPGALALDGAGNLWVAQQNAAAIVEFSPAGATLNTIQMPAASRPSALYFDAASGQLLVGDQGPDMNIKLYSIVGAPALVGTFGVQGGYLDTTSGIKGQVGDKRFTRVVGIGKDASGNLYVLNNPWGGSWDMGRNGATDLHMYDVNGNLQWKLQALNFEAVGAPDPLTDAAYFYSGAHVYTGTAGGSFVANTVDPFTYPSDPRLNMNDTQRDEHFGQLVAVGGNRILVASGQNPAVFYFYHFNAASGYIAIPDGALPGTLFNTDRPVTGGFCIDSRGDVWAGLDRTNHIYHYPLTGFDGTGKPLWGPAVTISIPQTIRPLTRIVYLPESDTMILVQGIAGSWDWTAMQSRIEVYHGWSAGNTTKPSPVINLTSANPKSITAAGNYLFVGYVHTVPNIDAFNLTTGQLDTTLINSSPGTVDVGNDVDSMYGLRAYLRAAGEYVITKDNYNGSSMVVYRWTP from the coding sequence GTGATCAAGCGTCGTTTGCACACAGCATTCCTTCTCGCGGCGTTCGCCGCGTTCGCGCTATTCGCGCAGAACAGTCGCGCGCAGTACAGCACCGACTGGCTCGCCAACACCTTCGGCACACTCGCCACGCATGTCGGCAACACCGCGCGCTCGCTCTGGGTCGCGCCGGAAGGCGTCGTCTACACGGCGTCGCTGTGGGACGAGAACGAAGGCGGCGTCGCGATCTACCAGAACGGCAAAAGCGCCGGCTCGATCGGCGCGCACGCCGATTTCCAGGGCAGCGCGATTACCGGCAACGCCACCTCGATCTTCGCGGCCCTGCAGTACAACCGCTCGTTCGGCAGCGGCTCGGTGGGGCGCTACAACCGCGCGACGCAGACGCGCGATCTGGTGATTCCGGTCAGCACGTGGACCGCCGTGCAGCACGCCGACGTGATCACCGGTCTCGCGACCGCGGGCTCGCTGCTCTATGCGAGCGACGTGCTCGGCAATCGCGTTCGCGTGTACACCACCGACGGCGTCTGGCAACGCGACATCGCGGTGGCGAGTCCCGGCGCGCTCGCGCTCGACGGCGCGGGCAACCTGTGGGTCGCGCAACAGAACGCGGCGGCGATCGTGGAATTCAGTCCGGCCGGCGCAACCTTGAACACGATCCAGATGCCCGCCGCGTCGCGTCCGTCGGCGTTGTATTTCGACGCGGCGTCGGGCCAACTGCTGGTCGGCGACCAGGGTCCGGACATGAACATCAAGCTGTACAGCATCGTGGGCGCGCCGGCGCTCGTCGGCACATTCGGCGTTCAGGGCGGTTATCTCGACACCACCAGCGGCATCAAAGGGCAGGTCGGCGACAAGCGCTTCACCCGCGTGGTGGGCATCGGCAAGGACGCGAGCGGCAACCTGTACGTGCTCAACAATCCGTGGGGCGGCAGTTGGGACATGGGGCGCAACGGCGCGACCGACCTGCATATGTACGACGTCAACGGCAATCTGCAATGGAAGCTGCAGGCGCTGAACTTCGAGGCCGTCGGCGCGCCGGACCCGCTCACGGACGCCGCTTACTTCTACAGCGGCGCGCATGTCTACACCGGCACGGCGGGCGGCAGCTTCGTCGCGAATACGGTGGACCCGTTCACGTATCCGTCCGACCCGCGGCTGAACATGAACGACACGCAACGCGACGAACACTTCGGCCAGCTCGTCGCGGTGGGCGGCAACCGGATCCTCGTCGCGTCCGGGCAGAACCCGGCCGTTTTCTACTTCTATCACTTCAACGCCGCGAGCGGCTACATCGCGATTCCCGACGGCGCGTTGCCGGGCACGCTGTTCAATACCGATCGGCCGGTGACGGGCGGTTTCTGCATCGACAGCCGGGGCGATGTGTGGGCCGGGCTCGACCGCACCAATCACATCTACCACTATCCGTTGACGGGTTTCGACGGCACCGGCAAACCGCTGTGGGGACCGGCCGTCACGATCTCCATTCCGCAGACTATCCGGCCGCTCACGCGCATCGTCTATCTGCCCGAGAGCGACACGATGATTCTCGTGCAGGGCATTGCCGGCAGTTGGGACTGGACGGCGATGCAATCGCGCATCGAGGTCTATCACGGCTGGAGCGCGGGCAATACGACGAAACCTTCGCCGGTGATCAACCTCACCAGCGCGAATCCGAAGTCGATCACGGCTGCCGGCAATTATCTGTTCGTCGGCTACGTGCACACCGTGCCGAATATCGACGCGTTCAATCTGACCACCGGGCAGCTCGACACCACGCTGATCAATTCGAGCCCCGGCACCGTGGATGTGGGCAACGACGTCGATTCCATGTACGGCCTGCGCGCGTATCTGCGCGCGGCGGGCGAGTACGTGATCACCAAGGACAACTACAACGGGTCGAGCATGGTGGTGTATCGCTGGACGCCTTGA
- a CDS encoding DUF2322 family protein translates to MIQPSNVFKDNLAQMPAIDGIARIDLVGGNGAVLASIENKPGKQGSLALYNYLHQTFGMLDAKAAEHGLALFAEHTADARNRPGAHPNVDLLLAIVAGGEPLRIDVVAAS, encoded by the coding sequence GTGATTCAACCGAGCAACGTATTCAAGGACAACCTCGCGCAGATGCCGGCTATCGACGGTATCGCGCGTATCGATCTGGTCGGCGGCAACGGCGCCGTGCTGGCGAGCATCGAAAACAAACCGGGCAAGCAGGGCTCGCTCGCGCTGTACAACTACCTGCACCAGACGTTCGGCATGCTCGACGCGAAGGCCGCCGAACACGGCCTCGCGCTGTTCGCCGAACACACGGCCGATGCGCGTAACCGTCCGGGCGCGCATCCGAACGTGGATCTGCTGCTTGCGATCGTCGCGGGTGGCGAACCGCTGCGCATCGACGTGGTGGCGGCGAGCTGA
- a CDS encoding glycosyltransferase family 2 protein, whose protein sequence is MHQSERLIGHARSVAAKTALVLETNNLRGGDSATHALASLKRLIARLARQTLAPQAFAQWIVTHDGLDARAREEIVELAGRSVDFVEIGAHTGYYDAKNIGFDHVDASRCDYVAFGDADCQPAGNWLERLLAPFGESGAPPLAAVAGRTTYSASMTGAALTTIDFMYFPSPLREGATRNFYANNVAFRREVFEQYRYGKLDGVYRAHCQVMGLRLQDAGVVVQYAHDAHTEHRLPDTWRETVKLRWMRGEDSVALTPYIVRAYLPRALQWFAHSGPIAPWCVMAGRLGFSLRALNHQGLPPVRGWRRAVTVALLVGISSVDTLGAVARGIGFGFGARRALRRETQALSYHRH, encoded by the coding sequence GTGCATCAAAGTGAACGATTAATCGGCCACGCGCGCAGCGTCGCCGCTAAAACCGCTTTGGTATTGGAAACCAACAATCTGCGCGGCGGCGATTCGGCCACCCATGCGCTGGCCAGCCTGAAACGACTGATCGCGCGACTGGCGCGGCAAACGTTGGCGCCGCAAGCGTTCGCGCAATGGATCGTCACGCATGACGGGCTCGACGCCCGCGCGCGCGAGGAGATCGTCGAACTGGCGGGCCGCTCCGTCGACTTCGTCGAGATCGGCGCGCACACCGGCTACTACGACGCGAAGAACATTGGCTTCGATCACGTGGATGCATCGCGTTGCGATTACGTCGCGTTCGGCGATGCCGACTGCCAGCCGGCCGGGAACTGGCTGGAGCGCCTGCTCGCGCCGTTCGGCGAAAGCGGCGCGCCGCCGCTCGCCGCCGTGGCCGGGCGCACTACATACAGCGCGAGCATGACGGGCGCGGCGCTGACCACCATCGACTTCATGTATTTCCCGAGTCCGCTGCGAGAGGGCGCGACGCGCAACTTCTACGCGAACAACGTCGCGTTTCGCCGCGAGGTGTTCGAGCAATACCGCTACGGCAAACTCGACGGCGTGTATCGCGCGCATTGTCAGGTGATGGGCCTGCGGCTGCAGGACGCGGGCGTGGTCGTGCAGTATGCGCACGACGCGCACACGGAACACCGGCTGCCCGACACCTGGCGCGAAACGGTGAAGCTGCGCTGGATGCGCGGCGAGGACAGCGTGGCGCTCACGCCGTACATCGTGCGTGCGTATCTGCCGCGCGCGCTGCAATGGTTCGCGCATAGCGGGCCGATCGCGCCGTGGTGCGTGATGGCGGGGCGCCTCGGCTTCAGCCTGCGCGCGTTGAACCATCAGGGCTTGCCGCCGGTGCGCGGCTGGCGGCGCGCGGTGACCGTCGCGTTGCTGGTCGGCATCTCGTCGGTGGACACGCTCGGCGCGGTGGCGCGCGGCATCGGGTTCGGCTTCGGTGCGCGGCGTGCGCTCAGGCGCGAGACGCAGGCGCTGTCGTATCACCGGCATTGA
- a CDS encoding phosphatase PAP2 family protein — translation MTGTKPDRGFDGLDRLDQALGRPDYRQALLTLLGMGLGLVLFVAAERIVTPRYHFATFADDAIPFLPWSWCVYVLFFPFVVVAAAYASAEDFRLFKAAASLAFVAALVCFALFTETVPRPDPALIHNLFLRQRIGRLWGLDLPTNGFPSLHVALTCLGCWMLWRSRFKWIAACVGTLICLSTLTIKQHTLVDVTGGALLSLMCGVVVTKWRGAPAVRGNA, via the coding sequence ATGACAGGAACAAAACCAGACCGCGGGTTCGACGGACTCGACAGACTCGATCAGGCGCTCGGCCGGCCGGATTATCGGCAGGCGCTGCTGACCTTGCTCGGCATGGGGCTGGGTCTGGTCCTCTTCGTCGCGGCCGAACGGATCGTCACGCCGCGTTATCACTTCGCCACCTTCGCCGACGACGCGATTCCATTCCTCCCCTGGTCGTGGTGCGTGTACGTGCTGTTCTTTCCGTTCGTGGTGGTCGCGGCCGCGTATGCATCGGCGGAAGATTTCCGTTTGTTCAAGGCGGCGGCGTCGCTGGCGTTCGTCGCGGCGCTCGTGTGTTTCGCGCTGTTCACCGAGACCGTGCCGCGGCCCGATCCGGCGCTGATCCACAACCTGTTTCTGCGGCAACGCATTGGCCGGTTGTGGGGACTCGATCTGCCGACCAACGGCTTTCCGAGTCTGCATGTCGCGCTGACGTGTCTCGGCTGCTGGATGCTGTGGCGCTCGCGCTTCAAATGGATTGCCGCGTGTGTCGGCACGCTGATCTGTCTGTCGACGTTGACGATCAAGCAGCACACGCTCGTCGACGTGACCGGCGGCGCGCTGCTGTCGCTGATGTGCGGCGTCGTGGTGACGAAGTGGCGCGGCGCGCCGGCGGTGCGTGGCAATGCGTAG
- a CDS encoding fatty acid desaturase family protein gives MRSDSDASRAGGNAALNRFAPDAALFVLKPWRALLPLAADWALIGACLALAATWPHPLVYSLAAIVIARTQLALAVMMHESAHGTLLRNRLLNDALGQALAAGPLFLSLATYRAGHIKHHRAPMEDDDPVAAVFGIADYPVSRACLVRRLLADVCGVSYFVGAWRVARGEFRGMLPKAAKTPAYIAWEAISMLASNGLLFAALALGGHPLLYVGLWLLPAITLLPLMGRIRAILEHAGLPAGADQSLNARTIVRPSWQTFMFGPHGIHYHIEHHLYVRMPFYNLGVVHARLSAQRLLPTGNLYTSYFSVLKAVSGGRRAE, from the coding sequence ATGCGTAGCGATAGCGACGCCTCCCGTGCCGGCGGCAACGCCGCATTGAACCGCTTCGCGCCCGACGCCGCGTTGTTCGTGCTCAAACCCTGGCGCGCGCTGCTGCCGCTCGCCGCCGACTGGGCGTTGATCGGCGCGTGCCTGGCGCTCGCCGCGACATGGCCGCATCCGCTGGTGTATTCGCTTGCCGCGATCGTGATCGCGCGCACTCAACTGGCGCTCGCGGTGATGATGCACGAAAGCGCGCACGGCACGCTGCTGCGCAACCGGCTCCTGAACGACGCGCTCGGCCAGGCGCTGGCGGCCGGCCCGCTGTTCCTGTCGCTCGCCACTTACCGCGCGGGTCACATCAAACATCATCGCGCGCCGATGGAGGACGATGACCCCGTCGCGGCCGTGTTCGGTATCGCCGACTATCCGGTGTCGCGTGCCTGCCTCGTGCGGCGCCTGCTCGCGGATGTCTGCGGCGTGTCGTACTTCGTCGGCGCATGGCGTGTCGCGCGCGGCGAGTTTCGCGGGATGTTGCCGAAGGCCGCAAAAACGCCCGCCTATATCGCGTGGGAAGCGATCTCGATGCTCGCGAGCAATGGACTGCTGTTCGCCGCGCTCGCGCTAGGTGGACATCCGCTGCTCTATGTGGGGCTGTGGCTGCTGCCGGCGATCACGCTGCTGCCGCTGATGGGACGCATCCGCGCGATTCTCGAACATGCCGGGCTGCCCGCGGGCGCCGATCAGAGCCTGAACGCGAGAACCATCGTGCGGCCGTCGTGGCAGACGTTTATGTTCGGGCCGCATGGCATTCACTATCACATCGAACATCATCTTTACGTGCGGATGCCGTTCTATAACCTCGGTGTCGTGCATGCGCGGTTGTCGGCGCAGAGGCTGTTGCCGACGGGTAATCTGTACACCAGCTATTTCAGCGTGTTGAAGGCGGTGAGCGGCGGACGCAGAGCGGAATGA
- a CDS encoding alpha/beta fold hydrolase, producing the protein MALLAAVALAAVIQTAASAPFVQREIDAPGPHGPLRGTLLVPAAQDAQSVQGVHGEQGVQAPVVLIVPGSGPTDRNGDGPLVHTSMYRLLAQGLASHGIASVRIDKRGMFGSAAAIPDANDVGIDDYANDVHTWVARIRETTGASCVWVLGHSEGGLVALAAASRDTSAICGLILVATAGRPLAQVLRDQLKANPANAPILDNAMSVLATLESGQTVPAARIDPALLPLFGPPVQRFLISELSLDPAALLANYAKPVLIVQGLRDLQVGRADAERLKQADPRAQLALLENVNHVLKTVDTADRNENIATYGNPDLPLAEPVVDVIARFVRR; encoded by the coding sequence ATGGCCTTGCTTGCTGCTGTCGCCTTGGCCGCCGTCATTCAAACGGCTGCATCCGCGCCGTTCGTTCAAAGGGAAATCGACGCGCCGGGGCCGCATGGCCCATTGCGTGGCACGCTGCTTGTACCCGCCGCGCAAGATGCGCAAAGTGTGCAAGGCGTACACGGCGAGCAAGGTGTCCAGGCGCCCGTGGTCCTGATCGTGCCCGGCTCGGGTCCGACCGACCGCAACGGCGACGGTCCACTCGTGCATACGTCGATGTATCGACTGCTTGCACAGGGGCTGGCGAGTCACGGCATCGCCAGCGTGCGGATCGACAAGCGCGGCATGTTCGGCAGCGCAGCGGCGATTCCGGATGCGAACGACGTCGGCATCGACGACTACGCGAACGACGTGCACACGTGGGTCGCCCGCATTCGCGAGACAACGGGTGCGTCGTGCGTGTGGGTGCTGGGGCATAGCGAGGGTGGGCTGGTCGCGCTCGCGGCGGCATCGCGCGATACGTCGGCGATCTGCGGGCTGATTCTGGTCGCGACGGCGGGCCGTCCGCTCGCGCAGGTGCTGCGCGATCAATTGAAGGCGAACCCTGCCAACGCGCCGATTCTGGACAACGCGATGTCGGTACTGGCCACGCTCGAATCCGGCCAGACCGTGCCGGCCGCGCGGATCGACCCGGCGTTGCTGCCGTTGTTCGGCCCGCCAGTGCAGCGGTTTCTGATCAGTGAGCTCTCGCTCGATCCGGCTGCGTTGCTGGCGAACTACGCGAAGCCCGTGTTGATCGTGCAGGGTTTGCGCGACCTTCAGGTCGGGCGCGCCGACGCCGAGCGTCTGAAGCAGGCCGATCCACGTGCGCAACTGGCGCTGCTGGAAAACGTCAATCACGTATTGAAGACCGTCGATACGGCCGATCGGAACGAGAACATCGCGACGTACGGCAATCCGGATTTACCGTTGGCGGAGCCGGTCGTCGATGTGATCGCGCGCTTCGTGCGGCGGTAG